The Anoplopoma fimbria isolate UVic2021 breed Golden Eagle Sablefish chromosome 5, Afim_UVic_2022, whole genome shotgun sequence genome contains a region encoding:
- the si:ch211-183d21.1 gene encoding uncharacterized protein si:ch211-183d21.1, with protein sequence MVVSLACVTCLFLVTVVVSGDPCLIISEINADNPRLDTTEFVELYHTSGQRASLDGYTLVFYNGNGNIAYKVLDLKGHSTDDRGFFLVGSVDMMPKPAILLPPNTVQNGPDAVVLYHTSAHRYNEKMNVTSMGLVDAVVYMTRRTGGAEFLAETLTPGEPAFVEDEAALEGDESIERCLLSEDRWGFQVSSPSPGQRNNCTPPAAPATSPVITELKLGGGQVDGFVELTVAPAAGPLVLVVLDGRTDRVSVSVDVNVDTSRNGLISLIIEKNFMKGDESGAVAVYSGRASDFPVGSQLSQIQPLDAFVFAGPGNMPSANLTETLIPGREPYQLSTSLREGGFYLSRCGVATWARDPGVFWEAPQTPTLPNQCPWPKNCPHSNVIPGGTDSPSHLPPWGNSDFLINELNTDTPGAAEDGEYIELWHPSGRRVSLQGIWILLFSAHNNKPYREISLSGHFTTSKGYFLLGSDRLVPAPSLRLPPNTIQNGPDAVALYRNPYGPPSAAQRGIPTKGLLDAVVYRQRGSDKEAQELSKALTPGQLPLLEDPEVLPGDEALSRCRGLYPYDLSAFSVAPPTPLRENSCPRPPPAPEGVVISEVASGHWTNHSQQRAFVELQGPPMTDLRGLVLSVFDQERSGTVIALPLTGSVDQDGFYIIGNVTGADQTFPEGSVVPVRGAVVLCYDLFSVCRAGTALTNSSLRDVLVFSENQLLLSSLSTTRGNQVIPVARSVEDGPVSLSRCSCCEVRSPSSWTSSSPTPHSTNLCPSSAFSSNIDLCLGPLSSDSQEQSGGCSGLIQGKRVAEVADYLEQRCHCGISALYLQGANFSCVSGWLRVWGNIQALSDHQKALIIQTSHMKPVSAQGDVCSAPTTDRYTSSASALGLQIGLIVAALLLLGLGAALFTFFYRRRRPLDYYTMELSEHAEGLTDL encoded by the exons ATGGTGGTCAGTTTGGCCTGCGTGACTTGTCTCTTCCTGGTAACGGTGGTAGTCAGTGGTGACCCCTGCCTCATCATCAGCGAGATCAATGCCGACAACCCCAGACTGGACACCACTGAGTTTGTGGAGTTGTACCACACCAGCGGACAGCGGGCTTCACTGGATGGCTACACCCTTGTGTTCTATAATGGGAATGGAAACATAGCCTACAAAGTGCTGGACCTCAAAGGCCACAGCACAGACGACAGGGGGTTCTTCCTGGTGGGCTCGGTGGACATGATGCCTAAACCAGCCATCCTCCTGCCTCCCAACACAGTCCAGAACGGCCCAGACGCCGTCGTCCTTTACCACACATCTGCTCATCGCTACAATGAGAAGATGAACGTCACTTCCATGGGGCTGGTGGACGCTGTCGTGTACATGACCCGTCGCACTGGGGGCGCAGAGTTCCTCGCCGAGACTCTGACACCAGGAGAACCAGCCTTCGTAGAGGATGAAGCAGCCCTTGAGGGAGACGAGTCCATTGAGAGGTGCCTGCTGTCTGAGGATCGCTGGGGCTTTCAGGTGTCCTCGCCCTCCCCAGGTCAGAGGAATAACTGCACACCGCCTGCCGCCCCGGCAACCAGCCCCGTCATCACTGAGCTGAAGCTGGGAGGAGGGCAGGTGGACGGGTTTGTGGAGCTAACGGTGGCTCCAGCTGCTGGTCCTCTGGTGCTGGTTGTACTGGATGGGAGAACAGACAGGGTCAGTGTGAGCGTGGACGTGAATGTGGACACCTCCAGGAACGGGTTGATCTCTTTGATCATAGAGAAGAACTTCATGAAAG GAGATGAGTCAGGGGCAGTGGCCGTTTACAGTGGCAGAGCCTCAGATTTCCCGGTTGGCAGTCAGCTGAGCCAGATACAGCCTCTAGatgcatttgtgtttgctgGACCTGGAAATATGCCAAGTGCCAACCTCACAGAGACTCTAATCCCAGGCCGAGAGCCCTACCAACTCAGCACCAG TTTGAGAGAGGGAGGCTTCTATCTGAGTCGCTGTGGTGTGGCCACCTGGGCCAGAGATCCTGGTGTCTTCTGGGAGGCCCCGCAAACTCCTACACTGCCCAACCAGTGCCCCTGGCCTAAGAACTGCCCGCACAGTAATG TGATTCCAGGAGGTACAGATTCACCATCCCACCTCCCACCCTGGGGGAACAGTGACTTCCTGATCAATGAGCTGAACACTGACACACCTGGCGCAGCTGAGGATGGCGAGTACATCGAACTCTGGCACCCATCAGGACGCCGGGTCTCCCTGCAGGGCATCTGGATACTACTGTTCAGTGCGCACAACAACAAACCCTACAGAGAGATCAGCCTGAGTGGACACTTCACCACGTCTAAGGGCTACTTTCTGCTGGGCAGTGACAGGTTGGTGCCAGCTCCATCACTCCGCCTGCCTCCTAATACCATCCAGAACGGACCAGATGCTGTGGCACTCTATCGCAATCCGTACGGTCCACCGTCAGCCGCACAAAGGGGGATCCCCACCAAAGGCCTGCTGGATGCTGTGGTGTACCGGCAGAGAGGGTCAGACAAAGAGGCCCAGGAGCTGAGTAAAGCTCTGACCCCAGGACAGCTGCCTCTGCTGGAGGATCCAGAGGTTCTGCCTGGTGATGAGGCCCTTAGCCGCTGTAGAGGCCTTTACCCCTATGACCTGTCTGCTTTTTCA GTGGCTCCACCCACACCTCTGAGGGAGAACAGCTGCCCCCGCCCCCCTCCAGCCCCCGAGGGTGTGGTCATCAGTGAGGTGGCTTCTGGCCATTGGACCAATCACAGCCAACAGAGGGCCTTTGTGGAGCTGCAGGGCCCCCCCATGACAGACCTACGGGGCCTGGTGCTCTCTGTGTTTGACCAGGAGCGCAGTGGGACTGTCATTGCCCTTCCTTTGACCGGATCTGTTGACCAGGATGGATTTTACATAATTGGAAATGTCACTGGAGCAG ATCAGACTTTCCCGGAGGGCTCCGTGGTGCCGGTACGAGGAGCAGTAGTCCTGTGCTATGACCTGTTCAGTGTCTGTAGAGCTGGCACTGCTCTGACAAACTCCAGTCTCAGAGATGTACTGGTTTTCAGTGAAAaccagctgctgctctcttctCTGTCCACCACCAGAGGGAACCAAGTCATTCCAGTTGCCAG GTCAGTGGAAGACGGTCCTGTTTCACTTAGCCGCTGTTCATGCTGTGAGGTGAGGAGCCCCTCCTCCTGGACAAGCTCCTCCCCCACACCTCACAGCACCAACCTCTGTCCGAGCTCCGCCTTCTCAAGTAACATTGATCTTTGCCTCGGACCCCTGTCCAGTGACTCGCAGGAGCAGTCAGGAG GCTGTAGTGGTCTGATCCAGGGGAAGAGGGTCGCGGAGGTGGCTGACTACCTGGAGCAGAGGTGTCACTGTGGCATCTCTGCTTTGTATCTCCAAG GAGCCAACTTTTCCTGCGTGTCTGGGTGGCTCAGAGTGTGGGGGAACATCCAGGCTCTGTCGGACCATCAGAAGGCCCTCATCATCCAGACATCACACATGAAGCCCGTATCTGCACAGGGAGACGTCTGCTCTGCTCCAACCACAGACCGATACACAAGCTCAG CGTCTGCCCTGGGCTTACAGATAGGGCTCATAGTAGCGGCGCTCCTGCTGCTAGGACTAGGAGCTGCTCTGTTCACATTTTTCTACAGGAGGAG GCGCCCTCTGGACTATTACACCATGGAGCTGAGTGAACATGCAGAGGGACTGACTGATCTATAA